From Sphingomonas nostoxanthinifaciens, a single genomic window includes:
- the miaB gene encoding tRNA (N6-isopentenyl adenosine(37)-C2)-methylthiotransferase MiaB: protein MGRMMTRPLPKSFHVKSFGCQMNVYDGARMAELMEAQGMREASADTAELVLLNTCHIREKAAEKVYSDIGRIARRDGGKPMIAVAGCVAQAEGAEVARRARAVDLVVGPQAYHNLPALIADAAAGRIAVDTDMPAASKFDALPGRRARGPSAFLTVQEGCDKFCTYCVVPYTRGAEVSRPWGAIVDEAKALIDGGAREVTLLGQNVNAWTGTDAQGRVQGLDGLIRVLAEMPGLARIRYTTSHPNDMADGLIAAHGDVEKLMPFLHLPVQAGSDRILKAMNRQHDVASYLRLIERVRAVRPDIAISGDYIVGFPGETDAEFEETLAVVRAIGHAQAFSFKYSPRAGTPAATMEDQVPAEVMDERLQRLQALLGEQQLAFNANTVGRTCDVLIERDGKLPGQRLGKSPWLQSVLIDGGAIGDLATVTIASAGPQSLIGVAPARVAA from the coding sequence ATGGGGCGGATGATGACCCGACCGCTGCCCAAGAGCTTCCACGTCAAGTCGTTCGGCTGCCAGATGAACGTCTATGACGGCGCGCGCATGGCCGAGCTGATGGAAGCGCAGGGCATGCGCGAGGCGAGCGCCGACACCGCCGAACTGGTGTTGCTCAACACCTGCCACATTCGCGAGAAAGCGGCGGAGAAGGTCTATTCCGACATCGGTCGCATCGCGCGGCGCGACGGCGGTAAGCCGATGATCGCGGTCGCCGGCTGCGTCGCGCAGGCGGAGGGCGCCGAGGTGGCGCGGCGCGCGCGCGCGGTCGATCTCGTCGTCGGTCCGCAGGCCTATCACAATCTGCCGGCCCTGATCGCCGATGCCGCGGCGGGGCGGATCGCGGTCGACACCGACATGCCCGCCGCGTCCAAGTTCGACGCATTGCCCGGCCGTCGCGCGCGCGGGCCGAGCGCGTTCCTGACGGTGCAGGAAGGGTGCGACAAATTCTGCACCTATTGCGTCGTGCCCTATACGCGCGGCGCCGAGGTTTCGCGGCCGTGGGGCGCGATCGTCGACGAGGCCAAGGCGCTGATCGACGGCGGCGCGCGCGAGGTCACGTTGCTCGGCCAGAACGTAAATGCGTGGACCGGCACGGATGCGCAGGGGCGCGTGCAGGGCCTCGACGGGCTGATCCGCGTGCTGGCCGAAATGCCGGGGCTCGCCCGCATCCGCTACACCACCAGCCACCCCAACGACATGGCCGACGGCCTGATCGCGGCGCATGGCGATGTCGAGAAATTGATGCCCTTCCTCCACCTGCCGGTGCAGGCGGGCAGCGACCGCATCCTGAAGGCGATGAACCGCCAGCACGACGTCGCGTCCTATCTGCGCCTGATCGAGCGCGTGCGCGCGGTGCGGCCCGATATCGCCATTTCGGGCGACTATATCGTCGGCTTCCCCGGCGAGACCGACGCCGAGTTCGAGGAGACGCTGGCGGTGGTGCGCGCGATCGGCCACGCTCAGGCCTTCAGCTTCAAATACAGCCCGCGCGCGGGCACGCCCGCCGCGACGATGGAGGATCAGGTGCCGGCCGAGGTGATGGACGAACGTCTCCAGCGGCTGCAGGCGCTGCTCGGAGAGCAACAGCTCGCCTTCAACGCCAACACGGTCGGCCGCACCTGCGACGTGCTGATCGAGCGCGACGGCAAGCTGCCCGGCCAGCGGCTCGGCAAGTCGCCGTGGCTGCAATCGGTGCTGATCGACGGCGGCGCGATCGGCGATCTGGCGACGGTGACGATCGCGTCGGCCGGGCCGCAGAGCCTGATCGGCGTCGCGCCGGCGCGGGTGGCGGCGTGA
- a CDS encoding alpha/beta fold hydrolase yields MHRGATVASALDDLPVHIFPGADGLPLAWREMGEGRPLVLIHGLFSNAWTNWIRYGHAARLAEAGFRVIMPDLRGHGSSAAPHDAAAYPPDILAADGEALIAHLGLTDYDLGGYSLGGRTTVRMVVRQHVRPARAIVAGMGLDGLHATSRRGDFFRTVLQGIGIHPRGSAMWQAEAFLKTTGGDPLALLPLLDSFVDTTPEEVAAIAQPTLVLCGVDDRDNGSAAELAASLPHGTLREVPGNHMTAVLRPELAAEIVAFLAR; encoded by the coding sequence ATGCACAGGGGAGCCACGGTGGCAAGCGCGCTCGACGACCTGCCCGTCCATATCTTCCCCGGCGCCGATGGCCTGCCGCTCGCCTGGCGCGAGATGGGGGAAGGGCGGCCGCTCGTCCTGATCCACGGCCTGTTCTCGAACGCGTGGACCAACTGGATCCGCTACGGCCATGCCGCGCGGCTGGCGGAGGCGGGCTTCCGGGTCATCATGCCCGATCTGCGCGGGCATGGCAGCAGCGCCGCGCCGCACGATGCCGCCGCTTATCCGCCCGACATCCTCGCCGCCGACGGCGAGGCGTTGATCGCGCATCTGGGCCTGACCGATTATGATCTCGGCGGCTATTCGCTCGGCGGGCGGACGACGGTGCGGATGGTCGTGCGCCAGCATGTGCGCCCGGCGCGTGCGATCGTCGCGGGCATGGGGCTGGATGGGCTGCACGCCACATCGCGGCGCGGCGACTTCTTCCGGACGGTGCTGCAGGGCATCGGCATCCATCCGCGCGGATCGGCGATGTGGCAGGCCGAGGCCTTCCTGAAAACCACCGGCGGCGATCCGCTGGCGTTGCTGCCGTTGCTCGACAGTTTCGTCGACACGACGCCGGAGGAGGTGGCGGCGATCGCGCAGCCGACGCTCGTTCTGTGCGGCGTCGACGATCGCGACAATGGATCGGCGGCCGAGCTTGCGGCGTCGCTGCCCCACGGCACGCTGCGCGAGGTGCCCGGCAACCACATGACTGCGGTGCTGCGACCCGAGCTCGCCGCCGAAATCGTGGCATTTCTGGCACGCTAG
- a CDS encoding NAD(+) synthase, giving the protein MVRVAAATPLASAGDVAANAASILELARRADAEAVDLVVYPELSLSSYALDDLHLQEALLDRVEAELAALVEASAGLKPVLLIGAPLRRNGRLYNTAVVVARGAILGVVPKSYLPNYREYYEKRWFAAGAGLTGLSIDVVGRSVPFGPDLIFAASDLPDFVFHAEICEDYWAPIPPSTFGALAGALILCNLSASNIVVGKERERDLYGASQSARSSAAYVYSAAGPGESTTDLAWDGQAMIHELGYQLVRSDRFEHRAALAVADIDVQRIRQARMRFGTFNDCAVAHGHPETRFRRIAFAHRPDFADVGLRRDVARFPFVPADPARLDDDCYEAFNIQVEGLAKRMQASGAKTLVIGISGGLDSTHALIVAAKACDRLGWPRTAILGFTMRGFATGEATKSNAWALMRALGITAAEIDIRPAAQQMLADIDHPYARGEPVYDITFENVQAGLRTDYLFRLANRHDGFVVGTGDLSELALGWCTYGVGDQMSHYAVNAGVPKTLIQFLIRWTIRTGQFDPDTDAVLVAILGTEISPELVPADESGAIQSTEARIGPYELHDFFLHYTVRHGLPPSKIAFLAWHAWRDAAAGAWPIDFPEEGRNAYDLVTIKKWLAAFCTRFFQTSQYKRSAIPNGPKVSAAASLSPRGDWRAPSDGVAGPWLEDLRHI; this is encoded by the coding sequence ATGGTGCGCGTCGCCGCCGCGACCCCGCTGGCGAGCGCCGGTGACGTCGCCGCCAACGCCGCCTCGATCCTCGAACTGGCGCGCCGCGCCGATGCCGAGGCGGTGGACCTCGTCGTCTATCCCGAACTGTCCCTGAGTTCCTACGCGCTCGACGATCTGCACCTGCAGGAGGCGCTGCTCGACCGGGTCGAGGCTGAGCTGGCGGCGCTGGTGGAGGCGAGTGCGGGGCTGAAGCCGGTGCTGCTGATCGGCGCGCCGCTCCGCCGCAACGGGCGGCTCTACAATACGGCGGTGGTGGTGGCGCGCGGCGCGATCCTCGGCGTCGTGCCGAAAAGCTATCTGCCCAATTATCGCGAATATTACGAGAAACGCTGGTTCGCGGCCGGAGCCGGGCTCACCGGCCTGTCGATCGACGTCGTGGGCCGATCGGTGCCGTTCGGGCCCGACCTGATCTTCGCCGCGTCCGACCTGCCCGATTTCGTGTTCCACGCCGAAATCTGCGAGGATTATTGGGCGCCTATCCCGCCCTCGACGTTCGGCGCGCTCGCCGGTGCGCTGATCCTGTGCAACCTGTCGGCATCGAACATCGTCGTCGGCAAGGAGCGCGAGCGCGACCTGTACGGTGCATCGCAGTCGGCGCGGTCGAGTGCCGCCTATGTCTATTCGGCGGCCGGGCCGGGCGAGAGCACGACCGATCTCGCATGGGACGGGCAGGCGATGATCCACGAGCTCGGCTACCAGCTCGTCCGCTCCGACCGGTTCGAGCATCGCGCCGCACTGGCTGTGGCCGATATCGACGTGCAGCGCATCCGCCAGGCGCGGATGCGCTTCGGCACGTTCAACGATTGCGCGGTCGCGCACGGCCATCCCGAGACGCGCTTTCGCCGCATCGCCTTTGCGCACCGACCCGACTTCGCCGACGTCGGCTTGCGGCGCGACGTAGCGCGCTTCCCGTTCGTGCCGGCCGATCCGGCGCGGCTGGACGACGATTGCTACGAGGCATTCAACATCCAGGTCGAAGGCCTCGCCAAGCGGATGCAGGCGAGCGGCGCGAAGACGTTGGTGATCGGCATTTCGGGCGGGCTCGATTCCACCCATGCGTTGATCGTCGCGGCCAAGGCGTGCGACCGGCTCGGCTGGCCGCGCACGGCGATCCTCGGCTTCACCATGCGGGGCTTCGCCACTGGCGAGGCGACCAAAAGCAACGCTTGGGCGCTGATGCGCGCGCTCGGCATCACCGCGGCGGAGATCGACATCCGTCCGGCGGCGCAACAGATGCTGGCCGATATCGACCATCCCTATGCGCGCGGCGAGCCGGTCTACGACATCACGTTCGAGAATGTGCAGGCGGGCCTGCGCACCGATTACCTGTTCCGCCTCGCCAACCGCCACGACGGCTTCGTCGTCGGCACCGGCGACCTGTCGGAACTGGCGCTCGGCTGGTGCACCTACGGCGTCGGCGACCAGATGAGCCATTATGCCGTCAATGCCGGCGTGCCGAAGACGCTCATCCAGTTCCTGATCCGCTGGACGATCAGGACCGGCCAGTTCGATCCCGACACCGATGCGGTGCTGGTCGCGATCCTCGGCACCGAAATCTCGCCCGAGCTGGTGCCGGCCGACGAAAGCGGTGCGATCCAGAGCACTGAGGCGCGCATCGGCCCCTACGAGCTGCACGATTTCTTCCTGCACTACACCGTACGCCATGGCCTGCCGCCGTCGAAGATCGCCTTTCTGGCGTGGCATGCGTGGCGCGACGCGGCGGCGGGCGCGTGGCCGATCGATTTTCCGGAAGAGGGGCGCAACGCTTATGATCTCGT
- a CDS encoding GGDEF domain-containing protein, protein MIGIPLLVVAGPCLLMALAAAAMVVVHQTLNPARYAEAWAAACALAAAGWAMIAIRGFAGLPPLHVGFNASMLQLASIVLFADGFRIRAGRPHASLPIAVMTGGGVLLAIAFVASPMPLRAAIMPLASLILCAWAARLVVLPRQAATGPEIGAIGMLVALAAINAVAAALAVAEQAGLLGSHHLYVALYAVSATPSCAAMALFGLLLVAADVSTELKLVLHTDPLTGVLNREGFREAAQAALRRARPRARPLSIAIADIDRFKQINDRHGHAAGDATLASFADHLARTVGGGGTVGRIGGEEFALLFPGRDGASVLRAVDPVSNACADVRVDGSPRVSVTASFGVAERHPDESLDALIERADRALYRSKREGRNRATLAQAASA, encoded by the coding sequence ATGATTGGTATCCCGCTTCTCGTGGTCGCGGGGCCGTGCCTGTTGATGGCACTGGCCGCCGCGGCGATGGTCGTGGTTCACCAGACCTTGAACCCGGCCCGCTACGCGGAAGCATGGGCGGCGGCGTGCGCTCTGGCCGCGGCGGGATGGGCGATGATCGCGATCCGCGGCTTTGCGGGCCTGCCGCCGCTCCATGTCGGCTTCAACGCCTCGATGCTGCAACTGGCGTCGATCGTGCTGTTCGCCGACGGTTTCCGCATCCGCGCGGGCCGGCCGCACGCGTCGCTGCCGATCGCGGTGATGACGGGGGGCGGCGTCCTGCTGGCGATCGCATTCGTGGCGTCGCCGATGCCGCTGCGCGCGGCGATCATGCCGCTCGCCTCGCTGATCCTGTGCGCATGGGCGGCGCGGCTGGTCGTCCTGCCGCGCCAGGCGGCCACGGGTCCGGAGATCGGCGCGATCGGCATGCTCGTGGCGCTCGCCGCGATCAATGCGGTGGCCGCCGCGCTGGCGGTGGCGGAACAGGCCGGCCTGCTCGGTTCGCACCATCTCTATGTCGCGCTTTATGCGGTGAGCGCCACGCCGAGCTGCGCGGCGATGGCCCTGTTCGGATTGCTGCTGGTCGCGGCGGACGTCTCGACCGAACTCAAGCTGGTCCTCCACACCGATCCGCTGACCGGCGTGCTCAATCGCGAAGGCTTTCGCGAGGCGGCGCAGGCGGCGCTGCGTCGCGCGAGGCCGCGCGCCCGCCCGCTCTCGATCGCGATCGCGGACATTGATCGCTTCAAGCAGATCAACGATCGCCACGGTCATGCCGCGGGCGACGCGACGCTCGCCAGCTTCGCCGATCACCTCGCGCGGACCGTCGGCGGCGGGGGGACGGTCGGGCGAATCGGCGGCGAAGAGTTCGCCTTGCTCTTTCCCGGTCGCGACGGCGCGAGCGTGCTGCGCGCGGTCGATCCGGTCAGCAACGCCTGCGCCGACGTGCGCGTCGACGGCAGCCCACGGGTAAGCGTCACCGCCAGCTTCGGCGTGGCGGAACGCCATCCGGACGAGTCGCTCGACGCGCTGATCGAGCGGGCCGACCGTGCGCTCTACCGATCGAAACGCGAGGGCCGCAACCGTGCGACGCTCGCGCAGGCGGCTTCGGCCTGA
- a CDS encoding GGDEF domain-containing protein → MVAVVLAMPLAVAALFAAALASIWRGRRAAAHAASWAGAFVMLALGWLAVLARASALDRLSVVGLAPNLCWLAAALGLVHGLRQRAGRHDRAGRLGAIWVAIALAFALLADVAPALDGAVVATIALLTGLGLICAAVAVGPRRLLRQQRFDWLAAILLGCFALANLIYAGLLLAGVDIDARVAAAGALVAALGYVVLGLGAVLMLNRDLCVALERLARTDPLTGVWNRRGFDEAAPHLLARLRARGGGRAAVAIADIDSFKAINDRFGHTVGDAVLRSFAATLGQAVRSGDLLARLGGEEFALLAIDTDADELVARVEEVRAQVRLPHEDRAGLPPVTASFGVAALDPETLALRDGLERADRALYRAKRTGRDRTVLDGSPDAPAE, encoded by the coding sequence ATGGTCGCGGTCGTCCTGGCGATGCCCTTGGCGGTGGCTGCCCTGTTCGCGGCCGCGCTCGCGTCGATCTGGCGCGGCCGGCGTGCCGCCGCGCATGCCGCAAGCTGGGCCGGCGCGTTTGTCATGCTTGCGCTCGGCTGGCTTGCGGTGCTGGCGCGCGCGTCGGCACTCGACCGGCTCTCCGTCGTCGGGCTGGCGCCCAATCTGTGCTGGCTCGCGGCGGCGCTCGGACTGGTCCATGGCCTGCGCCAGCGCGCCGGGCGGCACGATCGTGCCGGGCGGCTTGGCGCGATCTGGGTGGCGATCGCGCTGGCCTTCGCGCTGCTGGCCGACGTCGCGCCGGCGCTGGATGGCGCGGTCGTCGCGACCATCGCGCTGCTGACCGGGCTCGGCCTGATCTGCGCGGCGGTGGCGGTCGGCCCACGTCGGCTGCTGCGGCAACAGCGCTTCGACTGGCTGGCGGCGATCTTGCTGGGCTGCTTCGCCCTCGCCAATCTGATCTATGCCGGACTGCTGCTGGCGGGGGTCGACATCGACGCCCGCGTGGCGGCGGCGGGGGCGCTGGTGGCGGCGCTCGGCTATGTCGTGCTCGGCCTCGGCGCCGTGCTGATGCTCAACCGCGATCTGTGCGTCGCGCTCGAGCGGCTGGCGCGCACCGATCCGCTCACCGGCGTGTGGAACCGCCGCGGCTTCGACGAGGCGGCGCCGCACCTGCTCGCGCGGCTGCGCGCGCGCGGCGGTGGCAGGGCGGCGGTGGCGATCGCCGACATCGATTCGTTCAAGGCGATCAACGATCGCTTCGGCCACACCGTGGGCGATGCGGTGCTGCGCAGCTTCGCCGCGACGCTGGGCCAGGCGGTGCGTTCCGGCGACCTGCTCGCGCGGCTGGGCGGCGAGGAATTCGCCTTGCTCGCGATCGACACCGATGCCGACGAGCTGGTCGCCCGCGTGGAGGAGGTGCGCGCGCAGGTGCGCCTGCCGCACGAGGATCGCGCCGGGCTGCCCCCGGTCACCGCCAGCTTCGGCGTCGCCGCGCTCGACCCTGAAACGCTGGCGCTGCGCGACGGGCTGGAGCGCGCCGACCGCGCGCTGTATCGCGCCAAGCGGACGGGACGCGACCGCACCGTGCTCGACGGCAGCCCGGACGCGCCGGCCGAGTGA
- a CDS encoding NupC/NupG family nucleoside CNT transporter, whose amino-acid sequence MSHLFSLIGVLVILALAVGLSSNRRWIRLRVVGAAFALQAGIAVLVLYVPAGRATIAWLARGVGNLLAYAGEGTAFLFGPFAASDLGRNFALQALPVIIFFASLVSILYHLGVMQRVVRWLGGALEAVIGISKVEALCAAANIFVGQSEAPLVIRPYLAGLRPTQLFQVMTSGMAGVAGTILAAYASMGVRIDYLLAASFMSAPGAILMAKIIMPDDPEQLALPITEMVDTSHAEGDERPANVIMAAAQGAQLGVRLAVMVGAMVFAFVGLVALGNGILTGVGEWVGIAGLTFQRLLGFIFAPVMALLGVPWSQAGLAGGLFGEKIVLNEFVAYIHMEKLGAALDAHAQAVATFALCGFANFSSIAIQMAVTGGLAPNQRPLIAKLGIKALLAGSLANLMSAALAGMLVG is encoded by the coding sequence ATGTCTCATCTGTTCAGCCTGATCGGCGTCCTCGTTATCCTGGCGCTCGCGGTCGGGCTGTCGTCCAACCGCCGCTGGATCCGGCTGCGCGTCGTCGGCGCGGCGTTCGCGCTGCAGGCGGGTATCGCCGTGCTGGTGCTGTACGTGCCCGCCGGGCGCGCCACGATCGCGTGGCTGGCGCGGGGCGTCGGCAATCTGCTGGCTTATGCGGGCGAGGGCACGGCCTTCCTGTTCGGGCCGTTCGCGGCGTCGGATCTCGGCCGCAACTTCGCGCTGCAGGCGCTGCCAGTCATCATCTTCTTCGCCAGCCTCGTCTCGATTCTCTATCATCTTGGCGTGATGCAGCGGGTGGTGCGCTGGCTGGGCGGCGCGCTGGAGGCGGTGATCGGCATCAGCAAGGTCGAGGCGCTGTGCGCCGCCGCCAACATCTTCGTCGGCCAGTCGGAAGCGCCATTGGTCATCCGCCCCTATCTGGCCGGGCTGCGCCCGACCCAATTGTTCCAGGTGATGACCAGCGGCATGGCCGGCGTCGCCGGCACCATCCTCGCCGCTTATGCCTCGATGGGAGTGCGGATCGACTATCTGCTGGCGGCGAGCTTCATGTCGGCGCCGGGCGCGATCCTGATGGCGAAGATCATCATGCCCGATGATCCCGAGCAGCTCGCGCTGCCGATCACCGAGATGGTCGACACCAGCCATGCCGAGGGCGACGAGCGACCCGCCAACGTCATCATGGCGGCGGCGCAGGGCGCGCAGCTCGGCGTGCGGCTGGCGGTGATGGTCGGCGCGATGGTGTTCGCGTTCGTCGGGCTGGTCGCGCTCGGCAACGGCATCCTCACCGGCGTGGGCGAGTGGGTCGGCATCGCCGGCCTCACCTTCCAGCGATTGCTGGGCTTCATCTTCGCGCCGGTGATGGCGTTGCTCGGCGTGCCGTGGAGCCAGGCAGGGCTGGCGGGCGGCCTGTTCGGCGAGAAGATCGTGCTGAACGAGTTCGTCGCCTACATCCACATGGAGAAGCTCGGCGCTGCGCTGGACGCGCATGCGCAGGCGGTCGCGACCTTCGCCTTATGCGGCTTCGCCAATTTCAGCTCGATCGCGATCCAGATGGCGGTGACGGGCGGGCTCGCCCCCAACCAGCGGCCGCTGATCGCGAAGCTGGGGATCAAGGCGCTGCTGGCGGGCAGCCTCGCCAACCTGATGTCGGCGGCTTTGGCGGGGATGCTGGTCGGCTAA
- a CDS encoding alanine racemase: MTRAAGRANGAIVSSPLRLDLDGDALAANWRTLAARGGSAACGAAVKADGYGLGAAGVVARLWEAGCRDFFVSNWAEAAALLALAPGSVAVLHGVRDEDMAQALAGAVRPVLSTPAQVKRWRDGGGGACDVMVDTGMNRLGLSAAQAASGLLDGLAITTLMSHLACADEPDHPLNPQQRDAFRAVAAAVPAQRYSLANSAGIMLGPDYAFDLTRPGLGLYGGVPTSDAAGLIRRVVTPAAEVLQVRDVSAGASVGYGATWDAPRPSRVAIVNLGYADGIVRGLGPSLRFAGGLPAIGRVSMDLIAIDVTDGDVGAGDWLALDFGLPALAAASGLSQYELLTGLGDRFERRWV; this comes from the coding sequence ATGACGCGCGCGGCGGGTCGCGCTAACGGGGCGATCGTGTCCTCCCCGCTCCGTCTCGATCTGGATGGCGATGCCCTCGCCGCGAACTGGCGCACCCTGGCGGCGCGCGGGGGGAGCGCCGCATGCGGCGCGGCGGTGAAGGCTGACGGCTACGGGCTCGGCGCGGCGGGCGTGGTCGCGCGATTGTGGGAAGCGGGCTGCCGCGATTTCTTCGTGTCGAACTGGGCCGAGGCGGCGGCCCTGCTTGCGCTCGCACCCGGCAGCGTCGCGGTGCTGCATGGCGTCCGCGACGAGGACATGGCCCAGGCGCTGGCGGGCGCGGTGCGGCCCGTACTCAGCACGCCCGCACAGGTGAAGCGCTGGCGCGACGGCGGCGGCGGCGCGTGCGACGTGATGGTCGATACCGGCATGAACCGGCTGGGGCTGAGCGCGGCGCAGGCGGCGTCGGGCCTGCTCGACGGCCTCGCGATCACCACCCTGATGAGCCACCTCGCCTGCGCCGACGAGCCGGATCATCCGCTCAACCCGCAACAGCGCGACGCTTTCCGCGCCGTGGCGGCGGCGGTGCCGGCGCAGCGTTACAGCCTCGCCAATTCGGCCGGCATCATGCTCGGCCCCGATTATGCCTTCGATCTCACCCGCCCGGGCCTCGGCCTCTACGGCGGCGTGCCGACTTCCGATGCCGCCGGCCTGATCCGGCGCGTCGTGACCCCCGCCGCAGAGGTGCTGCAGGTCCGCGACGTGAGCGCTGGCGCCAGCGTCGGCTATGGCGCGACGTGGGACGCGCCCCGGCCGTCGCGCGTCGCGATCGTCAATCTCGGCTATGCCGACGGCATAGTGCGCGGGCTCGGGCCGAGCCTCCGCTTCGCCGGCGGGCTGCCCGCGATCGGCCGCGTCTCGATGGACCTGATCGCGATCGACGTGACCGATGGCGATGTCGGCGCAGGCGACTGGCTGGCGCTGGATTTCGGCCTGCCCGCGCTCGCTGCGGCGAGCGGCCTGTCGCAATATGAGCTGCTCACCGGTTTGGGCGACCGGTTCGAGCGGCGCTGGGTTTAG
- a CDS encoding GGDEF domain-containing protein, translating to MPDASFILPATLFGISALMATVLLLSWLEFGRPRHALSWTIAFALFACAWAVRTARSLSVAPEWTLVVVLCLSIWGLTLDVLGFRQRAGMPERRGILFAAALVTSALMIVAARPTTAVSAWLLPFAICVAGLCLLAAASVSGRRRSERAATAIAHYGMIVLASAAIAVAAGAAADRAGLAALDIGRLDTLLMLLLPGAVTASGLFVILLLAADLADRTRRLAATDMLTGLLNRRGLEAAVPRVLDSARRGERPMTLALFDIDHFKQINDRFGHGGGDMVLRAVADFMRQTLAPRDLAARIGGEEFAVLMTDAGRFDAAHAAERLRAGMERCAEMLTRDFCVTASFGLTDVRADDAELAGLLARADMALYRSKDAGRNCVTWAT from the coding sequence GTGCCGGACGCGTCGTTCATCCTGCCGGCGACCTTGTTCGGTATCAGCGCGCTGATGGCGACCGTGCTGCTGCTATCCTGGCTGGAATTCGGCCGGCCGCGCCATGCGCTGAGCTGGACGATCGCCTTCGCTTTGTTCGCCTGCGCGTGGGCGGTGCGGACGGCGCGCAGCCTAAGCGTGGCGCCGGAATGGACATTGGTGGTGGTGCTGTGCCTCAGCATCTGGGGGCTGACGCTCGACGTGCTCGGCTTTCGCCAGCGGGCCGGCATGCCGGAGCGGCGCGGCATCCTGTTCGCCGCTGCCCTGGTCACGTCGGCGCTGATGATCGTCGCGGCCCGGCCGACGACGGCCGTTTCCGCATGGCTGCTGCCGTTCGCCATCTGCGTGGCGGGGCTGTGCCTGCTCGCCGCGGCGAGCGTGAGCGGCCGGCGGCGTAGCGAGCGCGCGGCGACCGCCATCGCGCATTACGGCATGATCGTGCTCGCCTCCGCTGCGATCGCGGTGGCGGCGGGCGCGGCCGCCGACCGCGCCGGGCTCGCCGCGCTCGACATCGGCCGGCTCGATACATTGCTGATGCTGCTGCTGCCGGGCGCGGTCACGGCGAGCGGCCTGTTCGTGATCCTGCTGCTCGCGGCGGATCTGGCCGATCGGACTCGGCGCCTGGCGGCGACCGACATGCTGACCGGCCTGCTCAACCGGCGCGGGCTGGAGGCGGCCGTGCCGCGCGTGCTGGACAGCGCGCGCCGCGGCGAGCGGCCGATGACGCTCGCGTTGTTCGACATCGACCATTTCAAGCAGATCAACGATCGGTTCGGCCACGGCGGCGGCGACATGGTGCTGCGCGCGGTCGCCGATTTCATGCGCCAGACGCTGGCGCCGCGCGATCTGGCGGCGCGAATCGGCGGCGAGGAATTCGCCGTTCTGATGACCGATGCCGGCCGTTTCGATGCCGCGCATGCGGCGGAGCGGTTGCGCGCCGGGATGGAACGCTGCGCGGAGATGCTGACGCGTGACTTTTGTGTTACCGCTAGCTTCGGATTAACCGACGTCCGCGCGGATGACGCGGAGTTGGCTGGTCTTCTAGCGAGAGCGGATATGGCCCTTTATCGATCCAAGGATGCAGGGCGGAATTGCGTGACGTGGGCCACCTAG
- a CDS encoding YitT family protein — MSTSASSPDPDAPVGIRHSLVEDIYALLIGSALIVLGLVCLRAAGLVTGGIAGVALLVSYVVPLPPGVLFTLINLPFFLFARSAMGTAFMVKTMIVSTGVTLLSLGAPAVLRLAMIQPLFAALFGGTVIGMGVLSLARHNAGVGGTGVLTLWLYKKRGWNAGRTQLTIDACIMLVSLLAVSPGRVLLSAVSAAAISGVLIAFHRPGRYTGH, encoded by the coding sequence GTGTCGACCTCCGCATCGTCTCCAGACCCCGACGCCCCGGTCGGCATCCGCCACTCGCTGGTGGAGGACATCTATGCCTTGCTGATCGGCTCGGCGCTGATCGTGCTCGGGCTGGTCTGCCTGCGCGCGGCGGGGCTGGTGACGGGCGGCATCGCTGGCGTCGCCTTGCTCGTCTCCTATGTCGTGCCGCTGCCGCCGGGCGTGCTGTTCACGCTCATCAACCTGCCCTTTTTCCTGTTCGCGCGCAGCGCGATGGGCACCGCATTCATGGTCAAGACGATGATCGTCTCGACCGGGGTCACGTTGCTGTCGCTGGGCGCGCCGGCGGTGCTGCGCCTCGCGATGATCCAGCCCTTGTTCGCGGCCCTGTTCGGCGGCACCGTGATCGGCATGGGCGTGCTCAGCCTCGCGCGGCACAATGCCGGCGTCGGCGGCACCGGCGTGCTGACGCTGTGGCTATACAAGAAGCGCGGCTGGAATGCCGGGCGCACCCAGCTGACGATCGACGCGTGCATCATGCTCGTCTCGCTGCTGGCGGTATCGCCCGGCCGCGTGCTGCTGTCGGCGGTTAGCGCGGCGGCGATCAGCGGCGTGCTGATCGCGTTCCACCGGCCGGGGCGCTATACCGGCCATTGA